The Flavobacterium marginilacus genome window below encodes:
- a CDS encoding Hpt domain-containing protein: MEEPNFTYISQLSGGDKVFEEKIFKVLKMEFPGERETYLNNIINNNFDLAAHNVHKIKHKISLLGLVQSYELASEHEINLGEGNAGLHDNFNEVLNILTHFFDKI; encoded by the coding sequence ATGGAAGAACCGAATTTTACTTATATTTCACAACTTTCCGGAGGAGATAAAGTTTTTGAAGAAAAAATATTTAAGGTCTTAAAAATGGAATTTCCGGGCGAGAGGGAGACATATTTGAATAATATTATCAATAATAACTTTGATTTGGCGGCACATAACGTACATAAAATTAAACATAAAATCAGTCTTTTAGGGCTTGTCCAAAGTTATGAATTGGCATCTGAGCATGAAATAAATTTAGGAGAAGGGAATGCTGGACTACATGATAATTTTAATGAGGTATTAAATATCTTGACACATTTTTTTGACAAAATATAA
- a CDS encoding LruC domain-containing protein, with amino-acid sequence MKNVSFSFENACKISNSLIIIFTAIFSLNSCSKDPSEVPVDPGQVTIDNLKASSAFSWKNTKEAKVTIRTKDNQGNAVPDVKVSVWTNFQEENGKEIINGITNQQGEFVVDYTFEDDMADVVLKTNFVGFVPETKVPIENGAVNFTFGGTKNTQKSQKFSENSFYSKLEKGLYSKRNANVKINYIGTYNNNGVPTNLLAKSDIISKDFLTDVNNALPENMPVPTFHPEYLLGNNQHNLVILDKAEVWITFVSEGAGYKNVLAYYTYDRDFPPKTPADVKECFVIFPNASFAGSGGGLYSGDKVSLGVFEKNTVIGWMLMRNGWDDKTRQSTEGLGLLYSNLELNPEPDIKNRQHTVMLYDDKRSVFLISFEDLIRPAGDNDFNDAVFYATANPIKNVEILDVQKINPERIDTDKDGIIDSSDDYPNDPKLAFNNFYPSSSIFGTLAFEDLWPSKGDYDFNDLVIDYNFNRITNAQNKVVSLKGKFTVRAIGASFQNGFGFSIPGVTPSQILSVTGTKYTEGYIKTSGNGTEAGQKNATIIVFDNAWKHGSGNTNPNEPFVPSETIEVNIDLVNPIDAAVFGMAPFNPFIIVNKERGKEVHLPNYAPTDLADKSYFGTSADNSQSAVGKYYKTKDNLPWALNFPSRFEYPIEKAKIDVSHLKFINWVLSNGVDYKNWYKNESGYRNSSNIYNK; translated from the coding sequence ATGAAAAATGTCAGTTTCTCCTTTGAAAATGCTTGTAAGATCAGTAATTCATTAATAATAATATTTACCGCAATTTTTTCGCTAAATTCTTGCAGTAAAGATCCTTCCGAAGTTCCTGTAGATCCAGGGCAGGTTACTATTGATAATTTAAAAGCTTCCTCAGCATTTAGCTGGAAGAATACAAAAGAGGCTAAAGTAACCATTCGAACAAAAGATAATCAAGGAAATGCTGTTCCAGATGTTAAAGTAAGTGTCTGGACCAATTTTCAGGAAGAAAATGGTAAAGAAATTATTAATGGTATAACCAATCAGCAGGGAGAATTTGTAGTAGACTATACTTTTGAAGATGATATGGCAGATGTTGTTTTAAAAACCAATTTTGTCGGTTTTGTCCCAGAAACAAAAGTACCTATAGAAAATGGCGCGGTAAATTTTACTTTTGGGGGTACAAAAAATACACAAAAAAGCCAAAAATTTAGCGAGAACTCCTTTTATTCAAAACTAGAAAAAGGCCTTTACAGCAAACGGAATGCTAATGTCAAAATTAATTATATAGGTACATATAATAATAATGGGGTGCCAACTAATTTATTGGCTAAATCAGATATAATAAGCAAAGATTTTCTAACAGATGTAAACAATGCATTACCAGAAAACATGCCTGTTCCTACATTTCATCCGGAATATCTTTTAGGAAATAACCAGCATAATCTAGTTATTTTAGATAAAGCCGAGGTATGGATTACTTTTGTTTCTGAAGGGGCTGGATATAAAAATGTATTGGCATACTATACTTATGACCGAGATTTTCCGCCTAAAACACCAGCCGATGTCAAAGAATGTTTTGTGATTTTTCCAAATGCATCATTTGCGGGTTCAGGAGGAGGATTGTATTCGGGGGATAAAGTTTCTTTAGGCGTTTTCGAAAAAAATACCGTAATAGGTTGGATGTTAATGCGTAATGGCTGGGATGATAAAACGAGACAGTCAACAGAAGGATTGGGCTTGCTGTATTCTAACTTGGAGTTAAATCCAGAGCCGGATATCAAAAACCGCCAGCATACTGTTATGCTTTATGATGACAAAAGAAGTGTGTTCTTAATTAGCTTTGAAGATCTAATTCGCCCAGCTGGAGACAATGACTTTAATGATGCTGTTTTTTATGCTACAGCAAATCCAATAAAAAATGTTGAAATACTGGATGTTCAAAAAATAAACCCTGAACGTATAGATACTGATAAAGACGGCATAATTGATAGTTCAGATGACTATCCAAATGATCCGAAATTAGCTTTTAATAACTTTTACCCTAGCAGCAGTATATTTGGAACACTTGCTTTCGAAGATTTATGGCCATCAAAAGGAGATTACGATTTTAATGATTTGGTTATTGATTATAATTTTAATAGAATTACAAATGCGCAAAATAAGGTAGTCAGCTTGAAAGGAAAATTCACGGTAAGAGCTATTGGAGCTAGTTTTCAAAATGGTTTTGGTTTTTCAATTCCTGGAGTAACTCCATCACAGATTTTATCTGTAACAGGTACAAAATATACTGAAGGATACATAAAAACAAGCGGTAACGGAACAGAAGCTGGTCAAAAAAATGCTACCATAATTGTTTTTGACAATGCATGGAAACATGGCTCTGGTAACACTAACCCTAACGAGCCATTTGTTCCCTCAGAGACAATAGAAGTCAATATAGATTTGGTTAACCCTATTGATGCAGCTGTCTTCGGAATGGCACCTTTCAACCCATTTATTATAGTAAATAAAGAAAGAGGAAAAGAGGTTCATCTGCCAAATTACGCACCAACTGATTTAGCGGACAAATCCTATTTTGGAACTTCTGCTGATAACTCTCAGTCTGCAGTAGGAAAATATTACAAAACAAAAGATAACTTACCTTGGGCTCTTAATTTTCCAAGCCGTTTTGAATATCCAATTGAAAAAGCAAAAATCGATGTATCCCACTTAAAATTTATAAATTGGGTTTTAAGCAATGGCGTAGACTATAAAAATTGGTATAAAAACGAATCTGGATATAGAAACAGTTCCAATATTTATAATAAATAA
- a CDS encoding sensor histidine kinase yields MHKPETPDNEHFRSKSLQEYKILDTLEEAEYDALTKIAAEICGTPIALVSLVDGNRQWFKSHHGLDATQTPRDFSFCAHAINTPDELFIIPDATKDERFFDNPLTTDGPHVVFYAGAPLNTKDGYALGTLCVIDTKPREGLTEGQKESLRALGNQVISQLELRKKNRLLEELNNEIIKKNIQLNQFAHRLTHDLKVPISGVNSLLTFIKEDYKTLIKNTELEEWIDLIYSRNEYMDFLINGILEYTKVANDDVYFEDFNVEIVVQYILNNGVLHTPIHVNYIDCDVIINHSKIGFVQIIQNLLSNTIKHTDKKECNVWLTFKENETSFSFIYEDDGPGIPQEYREKVFGLFETLNSNSSKNSGIGLATIKAIVDRMGGTIFLQNRENNQKGVCFCFVLPKTQQDS; encoded by the coding sequence ATGCATAAACCCGAAACTCCCGATAATGAACACTTCCGTTCAAAATCCTTGCAGGAATATAAAATACTGGATACACTGGAAGAAGCAGAGTATGACGCCCTGACGAAAATAGCTGCTGAAATCTGTGGCACTCCTATCGCACTAGTAAGTTTAGTAGATGGCAACCGGCAATGGTTTAAATCGCACCATGGCTTAGATGCAACCCAAACACCCAGGGATTTTTCTTTTTGTGCCCATGCGATCAATACACCTGATGAATTATTTATTATTCCGGATGCTACTAAAGATGAAAGGTTTTTTGATAACCCATTAACAACTGACGGGCCTCATGTAGTATTTTATGCTGGTGCTCCTTTAAATACTAAGGACGGTTATGCTTTAGGAACCCTCTGTGTCATTGATACAAAACCTAGAGAAGGTCTTACAGAAGGGCAAAAAGAATCCCTAAGAGCACTGGGAAATCAAGTAATATCGCAGCTTGAACTCCGAAAAAAAAACAGATTACTGGAAGAGTTAAACAATGAAATTATTAAAAAAAACATACAGCTCAATCAATTTGCCCATCGCCTCACTCATGATTTAAAAGTTCCAATCAGCGGGGTAAACTCCCTGTTAACTTTCATAAAAGAAGATTACAAAACACTCATCAAAAATACTGAACTCGAAGAATGGATTGATTTAATCTATTCACGCAATGAGTACATGGATTTCTTAATCAATGGCATTTTAGAATATACGAAGGTTGCCAATGATGACGTTTATTTTGAAGATTTTAACGTAGAAATTGTAGTTCAATATATACTGAACAATGGTGTATTGCATACTCCTATCCATGTAAACTACATTGATTGTGATGTCATTATAAACCATTCTAAAATAGGTTTTGTCCAGATTATTCAAAATCTATTATCCAATACAATAAAACATACCGATAAAAAAGAATGCAATGTCTGGCTTACTTTCAAAGAAAATGAAACCAGCTTTTCTTTTATATATGAAGACGATGGACCTGGTATACCACAGGAATACCGGGAAAAAGTCTTTGGACTGTTTGAAACTCTAAATTCAAATTCTAGTAAAAACTCTGGCATTGGTCTGGCAACAATCAAAGCAATAGTAGACCGAATGGGAGGTACTATTTTCCTGCAGAATAGAGAAAACAATCAAAAAGGCGTGTGTTTTTGTTTTGTTCTGCCAAAAACACAGCAAGATTCTTGA
- a CDS encoding alpha-amylase family glycosyl hydrolase yields the protein MEQNNKTITNGVMLNAYPDSIGTKLCETISMLKKPEFKDVFSLFYVLPTFFNSDLDRGFSIIDYNINNDLVTTADLDALNELNIKLKFDIVLNHLSVASPQFKDLLKKGNQSKYKDFFINWNEFWKGNGQKNEEGIIIPKEEFLNKLFMRKSGLPILKVHFPDGTEQPYWNTFYQQITYKKIAAADLQSIKQLTAEQRIIVCEKINDAIEQNQDFSSIQFEDFAPFKTEILQIAEQNRSYLGQMDVNAASPLVWDFYEETLKKLNGYGCNILRLDAFAYLHKQIGESNFFNKPGTWEYLERIKQIADKNSLMLLPEIHAEYGLHLHDEVANEGYTIYDFFLPGLTIHTIENKSSKALLNWAKEILDKGYKTVNMLGCHDGIPVLDLKGKEINGVYNKGLLEDDEIETIMSTIIERGGRVKNLYDPSGKKISYYQVNATFFSALGEDEQKLLLARAIQMFMPGIPQVWYLDVFAGKNNYEAADHSGSAGHKEINRTTLSLQDIERGLKTDVVKKQLEIIRLRNTSNAFLGKVEINPSTDDSIAIKWTNNNTIAYLEADLKTNMFTIHHTENQITKKMIF from the coding sequence ATGGAGCAAAATAACAAAACAATCACTAATGGTGTTATGCTTAACGCCTATCCCGACAGTATTGGAACAAAGCTGTGTGAGACTATAAGTATGCTTAAAAAGCCAGAATTTAAGGATGTTTTTTCTTTATTCTATGTGCTGCCTACATTTTTTAATAGCGACTTAGACAGAGGTTTTTCTATTATTGATTATAATATTAATAACGATTTAGTTACTACAGCAGATTTAGACGCTTTGAATGAGCTCAATATTAAACTAAAATTTGATATTGTATTAAATCATCTCTCCGTTGCATCACCACAATTTAAAGATTTGCTAAAAAAAGGAAATCAATCAAAATACAAAGATTTTTTTATCAATTGGAATGAATTCTGGAAGGGCAATGGCCAAAAAAATGAAGAAGGAATCATTATTCCTAAAGAAGAATTTCTCAACAAACTTTTCATGAGAAAATCTGGTTTGCCCATATTAAAAGTGCATTTCCCAGATGGCACTGAACAACCCTATTGGAACACCTTTTATCAGCAAATAACGTATAAAAAAATTGCTGCTGCCGATTTACAAAGTATAAAACAATTAACAGCAGAGCAGCGTATCATTGTATGTGAAAAAATCAACGATGCAATAGAACAAAATCAAGATTTTAGCAGTATACAATTTGAAGATTTTGCTCCTTTCAAAACAGAAATTCTACAGATCGCTGAACAAAATCGTTCCTATTTAGGGCAAATGGATGTCAATGCAGCATCTCCATTAGTGTGGGATTTTTATGAAGAAACCCTAAAAAAACTAAATGGTTATGGCTGCAATATTCTTCGTTTGGATGCTTTTGCTTATTTGCATAAGCAAATTGGCGAATCAAACTTTTTCAACAAACCCGGCACTTGGGAATATTTAGAGCGTATCAAGCAAATTGCAGACAAAAACAGTTTAATGCTCTTGCCTGAAATTCATGCAGAATATGGACTTCATTTACATGACGAAGTAGCAAACGAAGGTTATACTATTTATGATTTTTTCTTACCTGGTTTGACTATCCACACTATCGAAAACAAATCGAGTAAAGCACTACTAAACTGGGCAAAGGAAATTCTTGATAAAGGATACAAAACAGTAAACATGCTGGGTTGTCACGACGGTATTCCAGTTTTAGATTTAAAAGGAAAAGAAATTAATGGTGTTTACAACAAAGGCTTGTTAGAAGATGATGAAATAGAAACCATCATGAGTACAATCATCGAGCGTGGTGGTCGTGTAAAAAATCTTTATGATCCATCAGGGAAAAAGATTTCTTATTACCAAGTAAATGCCACTTTCTTTAGTGCATTAGGTGAAGACGAACAAAAATTACTTTTGGCCAGAGCGATCCAAATGTTTATGCCAGGAATACCTCAGGTTTGGTATCTGGATGTTTTTGCAGGAAAGAATAATTATGAAGCAGCAGATCATAGCGGCAGTGCAGGGCACAAAGAAATTAACCGCACCACATTAAGTTTGCAAGACATAGAGCGTGGATTAAAAACTGATGTTGTAAAGAAACAGTTGGAGATTATTCGTTTAAGAAACACCTCCAATGCTTTTTTGGGCAAAGTTGAAATAAATCCATCGACTGATGATTCAATAGCTATCAAATGGACCAACAATAATACTATAGCATATTTAGAAGCCGACCTTAAAACCAATATGTTCACAATACATCATACCGAAAATCAAATTACTAAAAAAATGATTTTTTAA